The following DNA comes from Lynx canadensis isolate LIC74 chromosome C2, mLynCan4.pri.v2, whole genome shotgun sequence.
ATACACAGTAGCATCTGTTAAGTCAGTGGTTTGAGTGAAAACACAGTACCAAAACATTCCTGATACAAAATAAATTACTCATTCACATATTCTAATCATACaacagttaatatttaaaaagttatgcaCTTCAAAAAACACTAGCTAGATGTACAACCAAAATGTATTAGGTTTgctttatgaaaaatgttttcagattaGGCATAAATATCCCTTTCAGGaagcatttttatcttttaaataaataaactacatcGATTTCAAGACCATTTATATATAGCCCCCTAAAATATGATCAAAGACAGACATTACTTCGTATTTTTAAAGGTGTAACTATATTAGAGAATATGCTAAACACTGCCCCCAAATTCCAACACTGCCATTCTATTTTTCAgacacaaattatttaaattcgcTTTTTAGTATATGAGATTAGCTGCCCTTTTTTAACAAATTGTTGCCCTAACACGTTGTCCTAAACTATCTCATGTATTTGATAAAGtcaaggtttttttaaaaaaaaatgtcaaaattcttCAGGTTAAAATTGATATTTTATGTGGAGATTTTGACAGATGGAACACTTTTTTCTTAAAGACCTTTGCAAAAAGATCTTTTCCAATTCTAAAATCTATTACAGATTCATTTCGTCTGAAAGAACactcaaatattttcataatgcaGTGAAGGATTCATCTTTGGCATTTCTCTGTtagttctaaaataaaatatgtcaacaaacatttttttcctacctACTTGACATTCCGTACACAAACTATTTGATTGAAATTGTGTCTTAACAGCAATCTCATtgctaacattatttttttagatctgcgaaaaatattaacattcagCTTTTTATTATGAGTAGCTGAATTGTTTTGATGTTGCTGAAATGAGTTTGCTTAGTTCTCTTTTCAGTGATTGGAAATTCAACAGCCTTTAAATTCAACAATGGATATAAAGCAGACATACTTTCCATCAACAAACATGTTGACCAGAGTATAATCTTTGAATATGGTATGAAGCAtgcttgtattaagaaaaaaaaaaaaaaatctttaaatatggGCATCTCAGAAACAGAACTGCttgctatattttctttcttggtccCTGTAGCTTTtctaaacagaaacaaacaaaagcaaaacaaaactgctaCAAATGCTGATTTGTAGAAATTTTTCCACATTGCCTTCCACATTAGATTGCAACATTACTTCCaatattcacaatttttttttttgctctcatCACATACTAACCTTAAGGCTAAAAACAGTCCAAGAGTGACTATTGTAAAATGATAGTGGGAAACAGTAATAAGGATTTTACAAATGATCTTCGGTCAAATAACATGGGGTAAAATCTCTGTAGAAACTGAATCAAGTAGGATTTGATAGTTTAAATGCAAGCTACAGTGTCCAGGGCTCactgaaaataaagatacaaaaacaaaaacaaaaacataaatactgTAGCTAACTACTGCTAATTACCAAGTCTGCAAACACTGTGGATAACAAAAAAGAGATAGTGATGATGGCTTTATTATGACATTAAGACATGTATCAAATCAAATTAATAATTCCTGTTTTCTAACCAGGCAGAATCATGGAAATCCAAGCAAATAATGTATAACAAATGAAGGAACTACAGTGTAAGTTGGTTACTTTTACTGTCTGGTACTgaaacatttgaataaataacGTAAGTTTGAATTTGTGAAAGCAAATTTATTACATACATGTCAGTTACTGAATATTACATATGCAGCTTATATTAATAATACTGCCTATCTCCCAGCCAATGTAAAAATCTGACACCAATACTGTCCTTCAAGTATAGCTCAAACTAATAGTTACATGTGATGACCAAGTCAATCAATTACCAGCTCCTGCTAATACAATTTAGTGAGAACTGGGAATTGTAAAATTGGCACCAGGCAATGTTTACAGAATACAACGTTAAGTGCATATGGTTATCTACTTccagaatccaaaaaacaaagcCACCCATGCTCCTTTAAGAGTTTTACCTCAATTCTGTCATTTTAGAAGTATTTGTTGGAATGTGATCTCTCCAAAATCAAATAGGATCAATCTGGtcacatttcatcctaaaacaaaatgttatgtaAAATTTCTGTGTATCTAAATGTTCCCTTTCAGATAAATTTGTGAgattattttacagatttttctttattggaGGAGGTGGTCTGATAAGGAGGAAGAGATCATGAGACAATCACAAATAATCATCCCTCTATAATTCAGTTGAAGTTGGTCTTCTGTAAATGCTTATTGGGAATTTCTAAAGCACTGACTTGAAGAGGCCAAGAGCCTCCATCGATCCCTGCTTGGATGGCCACTCCTGTCACCACGGCCAGGTCAGGGTCTACAGAAGTGTTGGGATCCTTTCCAAAGAACTCTTGAATGACTTGGCGGATTCGAGGAATACGAGTAGAGCCCCCAACCAAAACCACCTCATCAATCTCAGTCTTTTCCAGGTGGCCTTCTTTTAGTACTTGCTGAATGGGTACaagtattttctggaagagatctTCATTAAGGGTGTCAAAGAGCTTCCGTGATATTTCTGTTTCAAATAACACCTGACTTTCTCcacttttcttttcagaaaggCCAGCTCCAAACACACTGTTCACATGGTGGCCATCAGCGGGGGAAAATCTGTCCTTTGGCAGTTCAGTGTCACTACTCTGAggttctttcttgtctttttcctccaCTGTTAGTAATACTGACAACTGAGCAGACTGATGAAGAGTCAGGTTTAATTTGACCATTTCCACAGCTTGTCTTAATCGGTGAATTTCTTCTTTCCTAGAGGGTCGAAAGCCGTATGTTTGATAGATCTGTTTATATAAGTACTGAAGCAATCTTTGATTGAAGTCCTGTCCTCCAAGTTTATTGTTTCctaagttagaaataaaaaagttcaTATTACATTTATgcatttgtatgtgtatatgcatatacatgtctGTAGTAGGTATGGAAATGATATTCTAGACATACATCTCTTGCTTAATGTACTTAACTATTAAGATTTTATTCATacaaaaactgattaaaaataattgggttcggggcgcctgggtggcgcagtcggttgagcgtccgacttcagccaggtcacgatctcgcggtccgggagttcgagccccgcgtcgggctctgggctgatggctcggagcctggagcctgtttccgattctgtgtctccctctgtctctgcccctcccccgttcatactctgtctctctctgtcccaaaaataaatataaaaaaaagttgaaaaaaaaaaaaataattgggttAAAAAGATTTTAACTAAAATGTGTTCTATTTAAAAACAGTGCATATctggttaaaatttttatttttcttagttttaattttttaaatataatttattttcaagttagctaacatatgtACACAGTGTGCTTTTGGCTGCgggaatagattcccatgatttatcGCTTACacacaacgcccagtgctcatcccatcaagtgccatcctcaatgcccatcacccattttcccctctcccctggccaccccaacaaccttcagtttgttctctgtatttaagagtctcttggggcgcctgggtggcgcagtcggttaagcgtccgacttcagccaggtcacgatctcacggtccgtgagttcgagccccgcgtcgggctctgggctgatggctcagagcctggagcctgttcccgattctgtgtctccctctctctctgcccctcccccgttcatgctctgtctctctctgtcccaaaaaaaaaaaataaataaataaataaacgttgaaaaaaaaaataaaaaaataaaaaaaaaataaaaaaaagagtctcttatggtttgcctccctctctgtttgaaactatttttttccccttcccttcccccatggttaaaatttttaaatgatagaaaaggaaatatttcttaatgatatcaaataatttttcagaaGATAAAGATTGACAACAGATTAGCTTTTAATTGCAATTTAAAAACTGACTGCCATTATTCTCAAAAGAAGAAAGTCCTTATAATTAAAAAGTAGCAGTagacattttgtctttttataacaTGTTTGCTTGCTTAAgagctgaaattaaaagaaaaaaaagatgtaaagggAAAAGATTAATGTGGTACAAACCCCTGGCACTGAACTTGGTTCTAAAGAATCcagttaggaaaaagaaaaaagcaggagtTAGACAACCTATAACTGACAACTTCTCTTTCAAGACAGGCTCAGTTccttaaattaaaacaaaacctttaaagaAAGACTTAGAGTGCAAAATCCTCTTATTTCTTAGAGAATACTGTTAATAGTATTAGATTTTCTAAAGACatctattttgtaaaatatattatcaaatgaaataaactgatcactcttcattttaaagggtttttcttgctttctgtccCCTTCACCACAGCCATCAAGTCCTACTGGCTTAGTGAACTACAACTGGCAGTATATTTATCTACCATGTAGGATACCCATTTTTTTTAGACTTTACTTTTTGctgtaaaaatacacaaatggtggttataaaattacatacataGATTACCAAAATGAAGTCAAagtacactgaaaaaaatttttaaataaacatttaacacaTTAGGTGTGCTAAGGAAAACATTGTGTGAACCTCTTTTAGTCTCCCTGTATTTTTCTTACCAGACATTGCTCGGGTTAGAAACATTCCTCCTTGTTTATTTAGCAACGACACATCTAGAGTTCCTCCGCCCAAATCTATCACCAAGACGTGAAAGACATCAGCCTTGTGGAGGCCATAGGCCATAGCTGCCGCCGTGGGTTCATTTATTACCCTCAAGATCTTCAGTCCTGTAAGATTGGTTGGAAGCAAGAACAATTCATCGGAGGACACCATTATCAAAATTTCTTCCCACTCAACCTCACACAATGTTAGTGTGTTTTCTAAAGCATGAACCCCAATGAGTAACAATGGCTTTTattaaggtaagaaaaagaaaagcccagattCAGTAGAATGTATCATTCTAGtctttattaattaatatttaattaaaaaaaactcttagcttcttctaattttcattattttacttggGAATACATAAGCAATAAAAGCTTAATCATTACGTGCTATAATAAATTGCTGTGGAaatgaaagcctggagcctgtttcaaattctgtgtctccctctctctgcccctcccccgcttgcactgtctctctctctctctctctcaaaaataaataaaacatcatatatatatcatatgatatatatcatatatgtatgtcatatacatatgtcatatatatgtatatatgatatatatatatatgtattatatatatatatcatatatacatatatatgactttgacaggggctcctgggtggctcagttggttaagcatctgactcttgattccggctcagatcatgatctcagtttgtggcatcgagccccgtgttgggctctgagcttgggattctctctcactccctctctctctgcccttcccctacttgccctttgtctctctcaaaataaagaaacttaaaaaaaaaaaaaagactctgataAAAACAAgcagataaatagataaaaaattagATGAAATATTTCAATAGACACAATGACGCAAAAAGTAGACTTAAAATTTAGGAcgctcaaaaaaaaatttaggacCCTCAAATGCAAATCTGAAATATACAGCAATCTGATCTTGAAGATAATGTTAAACATTACAGTGAACAGTGAAAGTTCAGATTTCTTTGTGCAAATTTCTTGCTTTACCCTAAGTGCCACACTTAATGAGTGGTTTAGAAAGCAATATGCTATTATGCATCAGGAACCATAAAAAACTATTCAAACtctgaagaatttatttaaaaaccttaacACCATTTCCTTTAGCTCTCTGACTTCATCACTCACTCTGCTCTGGCCACACTACCTACTTCTCATCTTCACATGTGCCAGCAAATTCCCATTTTATGGCTGCTAAATGACTGTTTTCTCTCCTGCAACAGACTTCCTCTGTATATCTGCTTGCCTAACAACCTCACCTCCTTCAAATCTGCTTACATGTCACCTTCTCAAGGAGGCCTACTTGGCCACTGTAAAACCCAAGTCCCCCACCTCCTGACCACTCCCAGCAATTCTCGTCTTATGCTGTTCTGTCTTCCATAGCACATTTCTTTCTGATACACATTTATCAGGGCTCTGCACCAGGGGCAATTCTGGCCCTCAGGGAACACTGGGCAATGCCAGAAGACAGATGACTGCCACGTCCTGGAGAGGCTggtgctgctggcatctagtgagCAGAGGCTAGGGATGCTACTAACTCTCCTATAATGCATGGGACAGTTCCCCACAAGAGAATTATCTAGGCCCAAATATGCTAGGGGTGAGAAACCCcataatatacttatttttaatacagactttctgtttctctccaatAGAATAGAAGCTCCACGGAAACAGGGATTTATGTTTTGTTTGCCAAGGGACCCAATATTTGCTGAATGGTTTTAAATGAGTTCTCTTCCacctcagattaaaaaaaaaaatatataaatattacactcatcttaacattaaagaaaatttataaaaaaaattcctcactGCTATCATGAACCCATGTCCTCAGTCTTTGTCACAGGACTATCTTATTGGCCGTCGTCATAATATGTTGCATTTTACATTGCgctatagaatttttttaatttttatctttaaatgtatATCAAAATCCATCTAATTTACCTCCTTTGGGTTTATTTACATGCCTAGATAATTAGGTGGTTTGCAAAGTGATATACCTTACTACAgaagattttcaaaataagaacattttgagaaaaaatgCAACACAGGCAAGGGTGGTATTACCTGCAAGGTTAGCAGCTTCAATTGTTGAATTTCTCTGTTTTAGATCAAATTCTGCTGGTACAGAAATAACCGCATTAGCAACTGGCATTCCGAGATACTCCTCTGCCATTTCCTTTAACTTCAACAGTAGTCTAGAGCCAACATATTCTGGGGAAACGGTGATGGTCTCATTACTTGTCACCGAAAACTCAACcattccatttttgtttaaaacctATGAATAGGattagtaaaaaacaaacaaaacaaaaaggacagaaagaaatgtaaaactgtGTGCGtacacatccacacacatatacttaaacacatacatacatacacactggacttattcaataaaaatttaacttcATAAGGTCATAAAATTTTTTGTAATCTGTCATTTACCAAGATGAGAAGTTATTAAAAGTTATACTTCAAAATCTGTAAAGTGAATTAACACCATAGCTTTCAATAACAGCAGAATAACCAAATTCATCACCAAGCATATAAATGGAACACAGAAGAtcttcaatatatatttgttaaacgaataaaagaaaaaaggtgaaatatAAGGAATAAAAGTTGCTGGATCATGTATTTGATCCAGGATCTTCTTTTAATTAACTTGTTTCCAAAAATAATTGATAACTGAACAAATGTTCTGGTACATATTAACACGAATCATTTTAGTAGTTCATTATGTTCTTATCCAAGAATCAAGTATCATTTACATTCTTATTTCCACGAAAACATGTATCATGTATTAGCTCCTTATCCCTGCTAATGTggttgtatatttaaaaaactagatgaggggcacctgggtggcccagtcggttaagcatctgacttctgattttggctcaggtcaagatctcacggttcgtgggggaTTAAGCTTCTAGTCTggttcttcactgacagtgtggagcctgcttgggattctctctctccctctcccctgcttgtgcatgcatgctctctctctctcaaaatacataaactttaaaaaataaattaaataaaaataaagaaatagattaaTTCTAAAACATACTATTCCACTTTCACCAACagactatattaatatcaatagTAAAGACAATTAGTCTCTTCTAAGAAATTATAAGAACTTTACTCTCATCGCTCTAGACTGTATAATAGGTTTCAATGAAGAAAACTTGACCATCCACAGACCtatctgggaaaaacaaaaacaagctacGATTAAAACAGACGtatctgggaaaaacaaaaataagacacCATACCCTCAGAGCCCAggtgaaacaaacaacaacaaaaaaatcaaaacacttagaagcttaacaacaacaacaaaaactgaaaataactctgtgttggaaaacagtacagaagttcctcaaaaaactgaagctaggactaccatatgatgcagcaattccacttctgggaatataccCTTGTGTAGCTATCTGCACCcccacgttcacagcagcatttaCTTACGATAGCCACGCCATGAATACAAActaagtgtctatcaacagataaatggataatgttgatatacacacataatgaaatattattcagccatgaaaaagaaaatccttctgtctgtgacaacatgaatggaccctgagagtattacactaagtgtcaataagtcagagaaagacaaacactatatgatcTCTCatgtgtagaatctaaaa
Coding sequences within:
- the HSPA13 gene encoding heat shock 70 kDa protein 13; the encoded protein is MAGEMTILGSAVLTLLLAGYLAQQYLPLPTPKVIGIDLGTTYCSVGVFFPGTGKVKVIPDENGHISIPSMVSFTDDDVYVGYESLELADSNPQNTIYDAKRFIGKIFTPEELEAEIGRYPFKVLNKNGMVEFSVTSNETITVSPEYVGSRLLLKLKEMAEEYLGMPVANAVISVPAEFDLKQRNSTIEAANLAGLKILRVINEPTAAAMAYGLHKADVFHVLVIDLGGGTLDVSLLNKQGGMFLTRAMSGNNKLGGQDFNQRLLQYLYKQIYQTYGFRPSRKEEIHRLRQAVEMVKLNLTLHQSAQLSVLLTVEEKDKKEPQSSDTELPKDRFSPADGHHVNSVFGAGLSEKKSGESQVLFETEISRKLFDTLNEDLFQKILVPIQQVLKEGHLEKTEIDEVVLVGGSTRIPRIRQVIQEFFGKDPNTSVDPDLAVVTGVAIQAGIDGGSWPLQVSALEIPNKHLQKTNFN